The Paraburkholderia acidiphila DNA window TTTGGGCGCTTCATATCTTGCCGGAAAGAGTGGCGAGAAAGAAGCAGCATCCGCAATTGGAGGCGATTCACGCGCTGTGCCTGCTGTCGTTGTTCTTTGGCGGTCTTCTGTGGCCATTGGCGTGGCTCTGGGCGCATACCAAGCCGGTGTTTTACCGGGCGGCCTATGGCACAGACAAGCTGCCGCCGGAAGATGCCGATGCTCAGGCAACGCCGGCTCACGCGCACGCACTAGTCTGCGCAGTCGCCAACGAGAAGGACAAGGTTTAGATGGAAGTTTTGATTCTGGGTATTTACGCATTCTGCGTATGGCTGATCTTCTTCAAGTTCAAATGGTTGCCGTGGAACCCCATCTCCATGGTCATTGCATTCACGCTGCCGATCATTGCGCTCGCGACGATC harbors:
- a CDS encoding DUF3302 domain-containing protein, coding for MKHESKQMEDRAERVRSVNALARPGRYLAAGVALLALSSPTFASVSRGTLEHAADFISWVVLAFVPIAGIYAFWALHILPERVARKKQHPQLEAIHALCLLSLFFGGLLWPLAWLWAHTKPVFYRAAYGTDKLPPEDADAQATPAHAHALVCAVANEKDKV